Proteins from a genomic interval of Ndongobacter massiliensis:
- a CDS encoding UvrD-helicase domain-containing protein: MLRVKFPFIFVYEFQDTNPIQTEIIKLQEVNLQKL; this comes from the coding sequence ATGTTGCGAGTTAAGTTTCCTTTTATTTTTGTATACGAATTTCAAGATACCAATCCTATACAAACAGAAATAATAAAACTTCAGGAAGTAAATCTACAAAAATTATAA
- a CDS encoding ATP-binding domain-containing protein: MNKMFTSPVLVNETTLDEFTRWFYVACSRAKNELYIHLEDESLQSIIRSSLEKFQEKIGRDINYEFIQ, from the coding sequence TTGAATAAAATGTTTACTTCTCCCGTATTAGTTAATGAAACAACTTTAGATGAATTTACACGCTGGTTTTATGTAGCTTGTAGTCGTGCAAAAAATGAACTTTACATTCATTTAGAAGATGAATCTTTGCAGTCAATTATTAGAAGTAGTTTAGAAAAATTTCAAGAAAAAATTGGTAGAGATATTAATTATGAGTTTATACAATAA
- a CDS encoding RNA-binding domain-containing protein, whose amino-acid sequence MSRYIESETIELKEKYTDTITKEIVSFLNGAGGSIIIGVKDDGVVVGVDKVDEILRKISDIITTKIEPNPQDEISSELKFDEGKTLIVIHINKGHHHIYCQKKYGFSYTGCSIRIGTTCKEMTPEQIKIRYEKKFIDNEYMLKKKSNSSDLSFRELKIYYSEKNYHLEDKSFETNLNLRNEAGEYNLLAELLSDKNNIPFIFVKFQGKNKASISERSDYGYGCILTTYGKIKNRLQAENICISNTTVRPRKDTYLFDFDCVNEAILNALVHNDWTITESQISMFQDRLDILSHGGLPSGMTKEQFFDGISKPRNATLMRIFLNMGLTEHTGHGIPKIVEKYGKDVFEIESNYIRCTIPFEQEVIDQIGNKNVGLNVGLNVGLNKTEKKVIELLIEDSSLTSIELAEKIGVTKRTIERTFKSLQEKKIIERIGSKRDGNWIVVG is encoded by the coding sequence ATGAGCCGATATATTGAATCAGAAACAATTGAATTAAAAGAAAAATATACAGATACGATTACAAAGGAAATAGTATCATTCCTTAATGGTGCAGGAGGATCAATTATTATCGGAGTAAAAGATGATGGTGTTGTAGTTGGTGTTGACAAAGTTGATGAAATTCTTAGAAAAATATCAGATATTATAACAACTAAAATAGAACCGAACCCACAAGATGAAATCAGTTCAGAACTAAAATTTGATGAAGGAAAAACTCTAATAGTAATTCATATAAATAAAGGTCATCATCATATTTATTGTCAAAAGAAATATGGATTCTCTTATACTGGATGCTCAATACGAATCGGGACAACCTGTAAAGAGATGACACCGGAACAGATAAAAATTCGATATGAGAAAAAATTTATAGATAATGAATACATGCTTAAGAAAAAATCAAATTCATCAGATTTATCGTTTAGGGAACTTAAGATATATTATTCGGAAAAAAATTATCATTTGGAAGATAAATCTTTTGAAACGAATTTGAATTTAAGGAATGAAGCCGGAGAATATAATTTATTGGCAGAACTATTATCTGATAAAAATAACATTCCCTTTATTTTTGTGAAATTTCAAGGAAAAAATAAAGCTTCCATATCTGAAAGAAGCGATTATGGTTATGGGTGTATATTAACGACCTATGGAAAAATAAAAAACAGATTGCAGGCTGAAAATATATGTATTTCTAATACGACAGTAAGACCAAGAAAAGATACATACTTATTTGATTTTGATTGTGTAAATGAGGCAATTTTAAACGCTTTAGTTCATAACGATTGGACAATCACTGAGTCACAGATTTCAATGTTTCAGGACAGACTTGATATATTATCACATGGTGGACTTCCTAGTGGAATGACAAAAGAGCAATTTTTTGATGGAATAAGTAAGCCAAGAAATGCAACGTTGATGAGAATATTTTTAAATATGGGACTTACTGAACACACCGGACATGGAATTCCAAAGATTGTAGAAAAATATGGGAAAGACGTTTTTGAAATTGAAAGCAACTATATTAGATGTACGATTCCTTTTGAGCAAGAAGTAATTGACCAAATAGGCAACAAAAATGTCGGTTTGAATGTCGGATTGAATGTCGGATTGAATAAGACTGAGAAAAAAGTGATTGAACTTCTGATAGAAGATTCAAGTTTGACATCAATTGAACTTGCAGAAAAAATAGGTGTAACAAAGAGGACTATCGAAAGAACATTTAAATCTTTACAAGAAAAGAAAATTATAGAAAGAATAGGATCAAAGCGTGATGGAAATTGGATTGTTGTGGGATAA
- a CDS encoding Cna B-type domain-containing protein, whose protein sequence is MKERMKRWLVCFLTLALILSNFTVGGPAFADETRPVVGQVTEKEPEGADSTEGKSEEERILSSPSDAEEISGQKSPSESLTESSSNEPQEEVNTGSEDFLEEQTENTLSSSELELSEESAAQALRGSESDADYKFRVSWDNPVNATTAGYSYEDGEQTILSFHDMYNKLYAASVAISFNLVDTGNIRILPERAVKITIPSVLFRTWAGDASTHWDGKADSLLEKAQMQTQLPEAPAVSDSSSFSWEGDPTDCNGTITIFNSKPINGSKTDHMVFSYHFLPTLLGVDTNGDYSKTFEVGIEIDADTNGTVDFAKKQSLTVKAHTETRAPKLALTRADKDAEGNDVYFNWQPVWGPKPADADDFFYVVYRADLERFGTKTESSTQPFSYRFENLGSVAGEDGELAGAWCRSDAAFESVQGATDFRPPFSNIAKKDWQQVIWADGAAETVLNEPMGIDDNFVDGIDQKYLDFGGTYVNYISSRNTSGWKSFFLLMRYPNRLIEEARANGVDMVKTGINVHNQVKVTQIARDGNPAHTFVRTADAEANVLLLGKGQYGYWKDYDGRPHNKSANSPGNAYGAQTALLEGKEAPMESGSNMWGELSFRHTAETRAANPKWDEEHETYTAATRWISIADRGKILSRRQGSVAGNLGDLKDQQSLSDADIRYKSFRIYLSEYDGILTKIGLWEKNTKESSDYAAYRPAEVYIRKQGERAYTKYAEIYKRNRSNYEAVYADGTSEKKSENQYFSLPDNVVDVRFAHESKFFATRAFFDVVEYLQPTASVKAYVQKCVNDGQGTLYTAPADFWMTEKKSERVDLTAVSIPQAVSDSTDEENTVYISHSLSQIRRDSSVYFFIDNYRDNAAKSEQRASVILIPGNRMGRLGDGMDLNRKYVKDSDLMQRYAMNKGVIYNLLPAGTKIDPDTLKVGRHYLSTTETEESPGGGLRDRYSSIDPSFYTVEYLKNYKNSGATMVKITIHDLPEEEKPYPNEKYGAYDYPQYSLFMKYDLINSYGNIRDRGTDVVNTAAFVNTSDGEWDPDDIDFSSNKNPATYRYFQELADSMRDPQSGSTDNFGLCYKQMHFENITIAEAGTEQQVRNLDNGEDFGAVTEGVVGNHLYTDTNYQYRLAYYQEKAAKGAEIVFYDILDQAIKDETPKSQWQGTFTGVDLSAIAGRLSAGSKNDYADPKLFYATEVPTGDMNVDDSIWHPYPEDDSNFDKTQVKAIAIDVRKAKSGKPFVLAESSALVAFVNMKAPSDESLDQKYAVNEHQVKAVNITGTQPTGQEKPASLYAACKLTLHKVDLALTKASDPKSGTEEKPAEIANKKGEKVTYTLTVRNTNDALPLQDVVVEDLLPEGLNFDLSRISASSTAVSNEDLQKKLTQTLDGRKLQWTIKTLERSESVTFTIPTELSEQSDEVKIFENCAEVIKANERTLKILSDTTWHSVLPRKDLTLAKKWEDENQNALKEAPVEKVTIGLYRNGNKVQEIALEASGDWKAVLKDLEIFDPKTREDYDYTVKEEGTDKSDEIQFKDRWYKVIISKGEETDFLVTNRRIRTWTPIVPATRKLQVSKAWEGLSGENAAMETVRVQLLKNGEPTDQILTLNADNHFTATFENLKDTDKIDGISPKNTYSVRELQDDGKIVEEGQTLTIGTRDYSVHYEEMPDKSIRVVNTLVNPKRVISGEKIWKDANNQDGKRPESVTMHLLADGKEVETLTVREGEDAAWRFAFPEVPTYDAEGNWITWTVTEDPVPNYETEIQQTPDGNDAAEADGAKWTVVNTHEPERLDIPVQKLWVDGENAKNQRPQSVQIRLFANGKSVEEFVLKEGPDGHWTHNFRNLPRYEGGKEIEYTLAEVECKGYTSEIRGDAAKGFEVINTEIPEPKITKEVSEKTTPKTGDQGPATPLTILAGSAALLLLSLFPRKKERNRGRRR, encoded by the coding sequence ATGAAGGAAAGAATGAAACGATGGCTGGTCTGTTTCTTGACCTTGGCTCTTATTTTGAGCAATTTTACGGTGGGGGGCCCTGCCTTTGCGGATGAAACCCGGCCTGTCGTTGGGCAGGTGACAGAGAAAGAGCCGGAAGGTGCTGATTCCACAGAAGGAAAATCGGAAGAAGAGCGCATTCTCTCTTCCCCTTCGGATGCGGAAGAAATTTCCGGACAAAAGAGTCCATCGGAATCATTGACAGAATCTTCTTCCAATGAACCGCAAGAAGAAGTGAATACAGGCTCGGAAGATTTTTTGGAAGAGCAGACAGAAAACACCTTGTCTTCATCAGAATTGGAGCTTTCCGAGGAGTCCGCTGCTCAGGCGCTTCGGGGATCGGAAAGTGATGCAGATTACAAGTTCCGTGTATCATGGGACAATCCGGTCAATGCGACGACCGCAGGGTATTCCTATGAGGACGGAGAGCAGACGATTTTAAGTTTCCACGATATGTACAATAAGCTCTATGCGGCTTCGGTAGCAATATCCTTCAACCTTGTTGATACCGGAAATATACGGATCCTGCCAGAAAGAGCGGTGAAGATAACCATTCCCTCCGTCCTTTTCCGCACCTGGGCGGGTGATGCCAGCACGCATTGGGACGGCAAGGCGGACTCACTTTTGGAAAAGGCGCAAATGCAGACGCAGCTTCCGGAGGCGCCCGCAGTCAGCGATTCCTCTTCTTTCAGCTGGGAAGGTGACCCGACGGATTGCAACGGGACGATCACCATTTTTAACAGCAAACCGATCAATGGATCCAAGACGGATCACATGGTCTTTTCGTACCATTTTCTCCCGACACTTCTGGGCGTCGATACGAATGGTGATTATTCCAAGACCTTCGAGGTCGGCATTGAGATTGATGCGGATACGAACGGCACCGTCGATTTTGCAAAAAAGCAGTCGCTGACCGTCAAGGCGCATACGGAAACCAGGGCGCCGAAGTTGGCTTTGACACGCGCGGATAAAGATGCGGAAGGCAATGACGTATATTTCAACTGGCAGCCGGTTTGGGGACCCAAGCCAGCCGATGCGGATGATTTTTTCTACGTCGTTTACCGTGCGGATTTGGAACGCTTTGGAACGAAGACGGAATCCAGTACGCAGCCATTTTCCTATCGCTTTGAGAATCTGGGATCCGTCGCCGGAGAGGACGGGGAACTCGCAGGCGCCTGGTGCAGGTCGGATGCTGCCTTCGAATCTGTGCAGGGAGCAACGGATTTCCGGCCGCCTTTTTCTAATATAGCAAAAAAAGACTGGCAGCAGGTGATCTGGGCGGATGGAGCCGCCGAAACCGTTCTGAACGAACCGATGGGGATTGACGACAACTTTGTCGACGGAATCGACCAGAAATATCTGGATTTCGGTGGCACATATGTGAATTATATTTCCAGCCGGAACACGTCCGGATGGAAAAGCTTCTTCCTTCTAATGCGATATCCCAACCGCCTGATTGAGGAGGCGAGGGCAAACGGCGTCGATATGGTGAAAACCGGAATCAATGTCCACAATCAGGTAAAGGTCACACAGATCGCCCGGGACGGAAATCCGGCACATACTTTTGTCCGGACGGCGGACGCGGAGGCGAATGTGCTTCTTCTGGGGAAGGGACAGTACGGATATTGGAAGGATTATGACGGGCGTCCGCACAATAAAAGCGCCAATTCGCCTGGAAATGCCTATGGTGCGCAGACCGCCCTGTTAGAGGGGAAGGAAGCGCCGATGGAAAGTGGCTCAAATATGTGGGGCGAGCTTTCCTTCCGACATACCGCCGAGACCCGTGCGGCGAACCCTAAATGGGACGAAGAGCATGAGACATATACGGCAGCAACGAGATGGATATCCATTGCCGACCGCGGCAAAATTCTGTCGCGACGCCAGGGCAGCGTGGCAGGCAACCTTGGCGATCTAAAGGATCAACAGTCACTTTCCGATGCCGATATCCGGTACAAGTCTTTTCGAATCTATCTGAGCGAGTACGATGGAATCCTGACGAAGATCGGTCTCTGGGAGAAAAACACCAAGGAATCCTCCGATTATGCGGCCTACCGCCCGGCGGAGGTCTATATCCGGAAACAGGGCGAGCGTGCATATACGAAATATGCGGAGATCTATAAGCGCAATCGATCAAATTATGAGGCCGTTTATGCGGACGGAACCTCAGAGAAGAAGTCGGAAAATCAATATTTTTCGCTGCCGGACAATGTCGTCGATGTGCGTTTTGCACACGAAAGCAAATTTTTTGCGACGAGAGCCTTTTTTGATGTTGTGGAATATCTCCAGCCGACGGCTTCCGTCAAGGCCTATGTCCAAAAATGCGTGAACGACGGGCAGGGGACGCTCTATACAGCGCCTGCAGATTTCTGGATGACGGAAAAAAAGAGCGAACGCGTGGATCTGACGGCGGTGTCCATCCCGCAGGCGGTTTCGGACAGTACCGACGAGGAGAATACGGTTTATATCAGTCATAGCCTATCACAGATCCGGAGGGATTCGAGCGTATACTTTTTTATTGACAATTACAGAGACAACGCGGCGAAATCCGAACAGAGGGCGTCGGTCATTCTGATTCCCGGAAACCGCATGGGGAGGTTAGGCGACGGAATGGATCTGAACCGGAAATATGTCAAGGATTCGGATCTCATGCAGCGCTATGCCATGAACAAAGGGGTGATCTATAACCTTCTTCCGGCGGGAACCAAAATTGATCCGGACACGCTCAAGGTGGGCCGGCATTATCTCTCCACGACGGAAACCGAAGAATCGCCGGGCGGAGGACTGCGAGACCGCTATTCCTCGATTGATCCCTCATTCTATACGGTTGAGTACCTCAAAAATTACAAGAACAGCGGCGCGACCATGGTCAAAATCACGATCCACGATCTGCCAGAGGAGGAAAAACCGTATCCGAACGAGAAGTACGGCGCGTATGATTACCCACAGTACAGCCTGTTCATGAAGTATGATCTGATCAACAGCTATGGAAATATCCGGGACCGGGGAACGGATGTCGTCAATACGGCGGCCTTTGTCAATACCTCGGATGGCGAATGGGATCCGGACGATATCGACTTTTCCAGCAATAAAAATCCCGCAACCTACAGATATTTTCAAGAGCTGGCGGATTCCATGCGGGATCCTCAAAGCGGAAGCACCGATAATTTCGGCTTGTGTTATAAGCAGATGCACTTTGAAAATATCACCATTGCCGAAGCGGGAACGGAACAGCAAGTTCGGAATCTGGATAATGGGGAAGATTTCGGCGCCGTAACGGAAGGCGTTGTCGGCAACCATCTTTATACGGATACAAATTACCAGTACCGGCTGGCGTATTATCAGGAAAAAGCGGCGAAGGGCGCCGAAATTGTTTTCTATGACATTCTGGATCAGGCAATTAAGGACGAGACGCCGAAATCCCAGTGGCAGGGAACCTTTACCGGTGTAGATCTGTCTGCGATTGCCGGACGGCTTTCCGCCGGAAGCAAAAATGATTATGCGGATCCGAAGCTCTTTTATGCGACGGAGGTTCCGACGGGTGATATGAATGTTGATGACTCCATCTGGCACCCATATCCGGAGGATGATTCGAATTTCGATAAAACGCAGGTCAAAGCGATCGCGATCGATGTCCGAAAGGCGAAAAGTGGAAAACCCTTTGTCCTGGCGGAATCTTCCGCGCTGGTCGCGTTCGTCAACATGAAGGCGCCTTCGGATGAGTCTCTCGATCAAAAATATGCCGTCAATGAGCATCAGGTTAAGGCGGTCAATATTACGGGAACACAACCGACTGGACAAGAAAAGCCCGCCTCTCTTTATGCGGCCTGCAAGCTGACCTTACACAAGGTCGATCTGGCTCTTACGAAAGCTTCCGATCCGAAATCCGGAACGGAGGAAAAACCTGCAGAAATCGCCAATAAAAAAGGCGAGAAGGTCACTTATACGTTGACCGTTCGCAATACGAATGATGCCCTTCCTCTGCAGGACGTCGTGGTAGAAGATCTTCTTCCGGAGGGATTGAATTTTGATCTGAGTCGGATCAGCGCGTCCAGCACGGCCGTTTCGAACGAGGATTTACAGAAAAAGTTAACACAGACCCTCGACGGGCGGAAGCTGCAGTGGACCATAAAGACGCTGGAAAGAAGTGAGAGCGTCACCTTCACGATTCCCACAGAACTTTCCGAACAATCCGACGAGGTGAAAATCTTTGAGAATTGCGCTGAAGTCATAAAGGCAAATGAGCGCACGCTGAAGATTCTTTCGGATACCACCTGGCACAGTGTTCTGCCGCGAAAAGATTTGACATTGGCGAAAAAATGGGAAGATGAGAACCAAAATGCGTTGAAAGAGGCGCCGGTTGAGAAGGTTACAATTGGGCTTTACCGGAACGGCAATAAGGTGCAAGAGATCGCGCTGGAAGCGTCTGGGGACTGGAAAGCGGTTCTGAAAGATCTGGAGATTTTTGATCCGAAAACTAGGGAAGACTATGACTATACCGTAAAAGAAGAGGGAACGGACAAATCCGATGAAATCCAATTTAAGGATCGCTGGTACAAGGTTATCATTTCCAAAGGGGAGGAAACGGACTTTCTCGTGACCAACCGGAGGATTAGAACCTGGACGCCGATTGTTCCGGCAACCCGCAAGCTGCAGGTTTCGAAAGCTTGGGAAGGTCTTTCTGGGGAAAATGCGGCGATGGAAACCGTGCGCGTCCAGCTTCTGAAAAATGGAGAGCCGACCGATCAGATTTTGACCCTGAATGCGGACAACCATTTTACGGCGACCTTCGAAAATCTGAAGGATACGGACAAAATCGATGGCATCAGTCCGAAGAACACCTATTCGGTCCGGGAGCTTCAGGACGACGGCAAGATTGTCGAAGAAGGACAAACGCTGACGATCGGAACACGGGACTATTCCGTCCATTATGAGGAGATGCCAGATAAAAGTATCCGGGTTGTCAATACGCTGGTCAATCCGAAGCGGGTCATTTCCGGTGAAAAGATTTGGAAGGATGCGAATAATCAGGATGGAAAGCGTCCCGAATCGGTAACGATGCATCTTTTAGCAGACGGAAAGGAAGTTGAGACGCTGACGGTTCGCGAAGGAGAGGATGCGGCTTGGCGTTTTGCTTTCCCGGAGGTTCCGACTTACGACGCCGAAGGCAACTGGATCACTTGGACGGTAACGGAAGATCCCGTACCGAATTATGAGACGGAAATTCAGCAGACGCCGGACGGGAACGATGCTGCGGAAGCAGACGGCGCAAAATGGACGGTCGTCAACACGCATGAGCCGGAACGACTCGATATCCCGGTACAAAAACTCTGGGTAGATGGGGAGAATGCAAAGAATCAGCGTCCGCAGTCGGTACAAATTCGTCTCTTTGCAAATGGAAAGTCGGTGGAAGAGTTTGTGTTAAAAGAAGGGCCCGACGGGCATTGGACGCACAACTTCCGGAATCTGCCGCGCTACGAAGGCGGAAAAGAAATCGAGTACACGCTTGCCGAGGTGGAGTGCAAGGGGTATACGAGCGAAATTCGAGGCGATGCGGCAAAGGGCTTCGAGGTGATCAACACGGAGATACCGGAACCGAAGATCACGAAAGAGGTTTCCGAGAAGACAACGCCGAAAACCGGCGACCAAGGTCCGGCAACGCCGCTGACAATACTGGCAGGTTCCGCTGCGCTGTTGCTTCTGTCGTTGTTCCCTCGAAAAAAAGAGCGAAACAGAGGTAGAAGGCGCTGA
- the msrB gene encoding peptide-methionine (R)-S-oxide reductase MsrB: protein MSQSILTILFAVVLLLSGCTAGQKDQTEKVEAQETEMAGQISTMSGEENSYMDTTENVIYLAGGCFWGMEQLMQSIPGVIDAQSGYANGTCAEDADYRTVCKGDTGFRETVRVEYDPEQVSLDALLLAYFYVIDPTVENRQGNDVGSQYQTGVYYTNDKAKETVERIAEIERGRSEKFQVEIGPLRNYYPAEAYHQDYLEKNPGGYCHIPWEEMELFSKLRIDPGDYKKPAAEIIRDKLTEEQYRVTQESGTERAFTGAFWDQFEKGIYVDVVTGEPLFSSTDKFESGCGWPAFTKPIEEPAVVEIADDSLGMHRTEVRSRTGDSHLGHVFQGDPESPNGVRYCINSAALRFVPYAKMEAEGYGYLLYLFEK from the coding sequence ATGTCGCAGAGCATTTTAACGATTTTGTTTGCCGTAGTGCTACTGCTGAGCGGCTGTACCGCCGGGCAGAAGGATCAAACAGAGAAAGTGGAAGCACAGGAAACAGAAATGGCTGGACAGATCTCTACGATGTCCGGGGAGGAGAATAGCTATATGGATACAACGGAAAATGTCATCTATTTGGCAGGCGGATGTTTCTGGGGCATGGAGCAGCTAATGCAGTCCATTCCCGGCGTCATTGATGCCCAAAGCGGCTATGCCAACGGCACCTGCGCAGAAGACGCCGATTACCGAACCGTATGCAAGGGCGATACCGGTTTTCGGGAAACCGTGCGTGTGGAGTACGACCCCGAGCAGGTGAGCCTGGATGCGCTGTTACTTGCCTATTTCTATGTAATTGATCCCACGGTGGAGAATCGGCAGGGCAATGACGTGGGGAGTCAGTATCAGACCGGTGTCTATTACACCAATGACAAGGCCAAAGAAACGGTGGAGCGCATCGCAGAAATAGAACGAGGGCGCAGCGAGAAGTTCCAGGTGGAAATCGGACCGCTGCGAAACTACTATCCCGCGGAGGCATATCATCAAGACTACTTGGAGAAGAATCCGGGCGGCTACTGCCATATTCCATGGGAAGAGATGGAATTATTCTCCAAGTTGCGCATCGATCCGGGCGACTATAAAAAGCCGGCGGCGGAGATCATCCGCGACAAGCTGACGGAAGAGCAGTATCGCGTTACCCAGGAAAGCGGAACGGAACGTGCCTTTACCGGCGCATTCTGGGATCAGTTCGAGAAGGGCATTTATGTGGATGTCGTTACCGGGGAGCCGCTTTTTTCCTCCACGGATAAATTTGAAAGCGGTTGTGGATGGCCCGCCTTTACAAAGCCAATTGAAGAGCCTGCCGTGGTGGAGATTGCGGACGACAGCCTCGGAATGCACCGTACGGAGGTGCGCAGCCGTACCGGAGATTCCCATCTCGGCCATGTGTTTCAAGGTGATCCGGAATCCCCCAATGGCGTGCGCTATTGCATTAACAGCGCGGCTCTTCGCTTTGTACCTTACGCGAAGATGGAAGCGGAAGGCTATGGGTATCTCCTGTACCTGTTTGAGAAGTGA